Proteins from a genomic interval of Danio rerio strain Tuebingen ecotype United States chromosome 4, GRCz12tu, whole genome shotgun sequence:
- the meig1 gene encoding meiosis expressed gene 1 protein homolog isoform X2, with product MRFCNLLTLNRWLRRSMACAVLLDNNAKPKSMSRAKQWTGEVENLYRFQQAGYRDELEYRQIKQAEIDRWPDTGFVKKLQRRDNTFYYYNRKRECEDREVHKVKVYAY from the exons ATGAGATTTTGTAACTTACTAACACTGAATCGGTGGTTAAGGC GAAGCATGGCGTGCGCAGTTTTATTGGATAATAATGCCAAACCAAAGTCTATGAGCAGAGCAAAGCAATGGACGGGTGAGGTGGAGAACCTGTACAGATTTCAGCAAGCAGGATACAGAGATGAGCTCGAGTACAGACAGATCAAACAGGCTGAG ATTGACCGCTGGCCAGACACCGGCTTTGTGAAGAAGCTTCAGCGTCGAGACAACACTTTCTACTACTACAACAGAAAGCGAGAGTGTGAAGACCGAGAAGTGCATAAAGTAAAGGTGTATGCATACTGA
- the meig1 gene encoding meiosis expressed gene 1 protein homolog isoform X1: protein MACAVLLDNNAKPKSMSRAKQWTGEVENLYRFQQAGYRDELEYRQIKQAEIDRWPDTGFVKKLQRRDNTFYYYNRKRECEDREVHKVKVYAY from the exons ATGGCGTGCGCAGTTTTATTGGATAATAATGCCAAACCAAAGTCTATGAGCAGAGCAAAGCAATGGACGGGTGAGGTGGAGAACCTGTACAGATTTCAGCAAGCAGGATACAGAGATGAGCTCGAGTACAGACAGATCAAACAGGCTGAG ATTGACCGCTGGCCAGACACCGGCTTTGTGAAGAAGCTTCAGCGTCGAGACAACACTTTCTACTACTACAACAGAAAGCGAGAGTGTGAAGACCGAGAAGTGCATAAAGTAAAGGTGTATGCATACTGA
- the meig1 gene encoding meiosis expressed gene 1 protein homolog (The RefSeq protein has 1 substitution compared to this genomic sequence), whose product MACAVLLDNNAKPKSMSRAKQWTGEVENLYRFQQAGYRDELEYRQIKQAEIDRWPDTGFVKKLQRRDNTFYYYNRKRESEDREVHKVKVYAY is encoded by the exons ATGGCGTGCGCAGTTTTATTGGATAATAATGCCAAACCAAAGTCTATGAGCAGAGCAAAGCAATGGACGGGTGAGGTGGAGAACCTGTACAGATTTCAGCAAGCAGGATACAGAGATGAGCTCGAGTACAGACAGATCAAACAGGCTGAG ATTGACCGCTGGCCAGACACCGGCTTTGTGAAGAAGCTTCAGCGTCGAGACAACACTTTCTACTACTACAACAGAAAGCGAGAGTGTGAAGACCGAGAAGTGCATAAAGTAAAGGTGTATGCATACTGA
- the tmem243b gene encoding transmembrane protein 243b has product MDDFTTRTYGTSGMDNRPLFGETSARDRIINLVVGGLASLLVLVTIISSFVFPSLPPKPLNIFFAICIMLVCGSVLVLIYWYRQGDLEPKFRNLIYYMLCSIVLLCICANLYFHDVGRDKQSNAL; this is encoded by the exons ATGGATGACTTCACTACACGCACCTATGGCACCAGTGGCATGGACAACAGGCCTCTGTTCGGAGAGACCTCGGCCAGG GATAGAATCATCAATCTAGTAGTCGGTGGACTTGCATCTTTACTTGTTCTG GTGACCATCATTAGCTCATTCGTCTTTCCTTCACTGCCTCCCAAACCACTCAATATATTCTTTGCCATCTGCATCATGCTAGTCTGCGGCTCAGTGTTGGTTCTG ATATACTGGTATAGGCAGGGAGATCTGGAGCCTAAGTTCCGCAACTTGATCTACTACATGCTCTGCTCCATCGTTCTGCTGTGTATCTGTGCCAACTTGTACTTTCACGATGTGGGACGTGATAAACAGAGCAATGCCTTATAA